AGATTTCAACCGGCATGCTGATCGATCTCGGAGTGAATGCGGTCATCATCGGCCACTCTGAACGAAGGCATGTCTTTCACGAATCCCAGGATCTGGTTACCCATCGGCTCCGGGGCGTTGTAGAGTCAGGTCTTCATGCGATCTATTGCGTGGGTGAGACCCTGGAGGAGAGGGAATCCGGCCGGACCTTCGACGTCCTGGAAGCCCAGCTTGAGCCTCTGCCGAACCTTGGATCCGCGCTCGATAAGGTCACACTGGCCTATGAGCCGGTGTGGGCCATTGGTACCGGGAAGGTCGCGTCCGTGGAACAGATTGCGGAAGTCCACGGTCGTCTGAAAGAACGATTTTCAAGCCTGGCCGTGCTCTATGGAGGCAGTGTCAAATCGGACAATATCCGTTCCATTGCATCACTTTCCTCCGTGGATGGTGCCCTGATCGGAGGCGCCAGCCTGAAAGTCGATGAATTTCTTGCTATAATCCGCGAAACGTTAATCGTTAAAGGAGTTTAAATGTTTACCGTTTTTCTGGTCATTATTCATGTTATCGTCTGCCTCTTCCTGATTGGTGTTGTCCTGCTTCAGCAGGGGAAGGGGTCGGATCTGGCGAGTGCCTTTGGCGGCGGGGGGGGACAGGCTGCCTTCGGAGCCCGGAGTGGTGCCACCTTCATGCACAAGCTGACCGTTGGAGCCTTTGTGGTCTTTATCCTTACCTCGGTCATGCTGGTTATTGTCAACCGTCAGGAAGGTCCTTCCGTCGTGGATGAAGTGAAGCAAACGGCGGTTGAAGAAGAAACGCAGGGTGCGACGGAATCCCAGGAAGCTGCTGAGACGCAGACCCCGGATACAGGCGCTGCCTCCGAAGCTCCTGCAGAAGACGCTCAGCCCCAGAACTGACAAAACCGTAAAAGTGAAACGACCGGCAGCCAGGAGG
This Thermoanaerobaculia bacterium DNA region includes the following protein-coding sequences:
- the secG gene encoding preprotein translocase subunit SecG, which translates into the protein MFTVFLVIIHVIVCLFLIGVVLLQQGKGSDLASAFGGGGGQAAFGARSGATFMHKLTVGAFVVFILTSVMLVIVNRQEGPSVVDEVKQTAVEEETQGATESQEAAETQTPDTGAASEAPAEDAQPQN
- the tpiA gene encoding triose-phosphate isomerase; amino-acid sequence: MKYPLLAANWKMNMTRDQARTFCRDLTAKLDPASLSHVLIAPPYTAIETVASCLSGSVRIAAQNCHFAPNGAFTGEISTGMLIDLGVNAVIIGHSERRHVFHESQDLVTHRLRGVVESGLHAIYCVGETLEERESGRTFDVLEAQLEPLPNLGSALDKVTLAYEPVWAIGTGKVASVEQIAEVHGRLKERFSSLAVLYGGSVKSDNIRSIASLSSVDGALIGGASLKVDEFLAIIRETLIVKGV